Proteins found in one Paenibacillus wynnii genomic segment:
- a CDS encoding phosphonate ABC transporter ATP-binding protein — translation MIKVEHLAKAVGEDKNPVLKDISFQLEEGELVALLGGSGSGKSTLLRCLALREKWDSGTFKVDGVNILGKIIGGKRKIRREWAYLEQNAELNPNRTALKNVLVGQSAQTPIWRMVTGMVRSDDYMGAMDELDALGLLDKAKLKTSQLSGGERQRVAIARALTHGAKVILADEPVTGLDPKSAEKVMDSLRNLCKETGLTIVTVLPLELAERYASRLWVLEDGKIKHDVKGRRLTSQERVNL, via the coding sequence ATGATTAAAGTTGAACATCTAGCAAAAGCCGTAGGAGAAGATAAAAACCCAGTTTTGAAGGATATTAGCTTTCAACTGGAAGAAGGAGAGCTTGTCGCCTTATTAGGGGGAAGTGGTAGCGGTAAGTCTACGTTGCTCCGTTGTTTGGCCCTTCGGGAGAAATGGGATAGCGGAACCTTTAAGGTGGATGGTGTGAATATTCTGGGTAAAATCATTGGAGGCAAGCGAAAGATACGCCGTGAATGGGCATATTTAGAGCAGAATGCTGAACTAAACCCAAACCGTACTGCGCTCAAAAATGTATTGGTCGGCCAATCCGCACAGACGCCGATTTGGCGTATGGTTACCGGTATGGTTCGTTCAGATGATTATATGGGTGCCATGGATGAGCTTGATGCACTAGGCCTGCTGGATAAGGCCAAGCTGAAAACAAGCCAGTTGAGCGGTGGTGAGCGGCAGCGTGTAGCCATTGCCCGTGCATTGACCCATGGAGCCAAAGTGATTTTGGCGGATGAACCAGTGACAGGTTTAGATCCGAAATCGGCTGAGAAAGTCATGGATTCGCTGCGTAACCTTTGTAAGGAAACAGGATTAACTATTGTGACAGTTCTGCCCTTGGAACTAGCTGAACGTTATGCTTCTCGTCTCTGGGTATTGGAAGACGGTAAGATCAAGCATGATGTGAAAGGCCGCCGTCTAACTTCTCAGGAACGGGTTAATCTTTAA
- a CDS encoding DsbA family protein produces the protein MKRSFNSKTSSKNKYAVPMLIAALVVVILIGGLILIKDRAGSDTSALDNLPNYTEVEGKIVVDGLKYEKQPHLGSNTATIKVIEFADFKCPSCKKWTEKYMDQFIKDYVDTGKVEFFFMNFAFLDRDSYLAASAGEAIYKQSNEKFWDYVHKLYANQGDESEIWATEKFILKFVKNNIDGIDYAQFEKDLKNQTYMYDVKEDFKIAGSFGVNGTPQFMVNGVLLKDSSYESLSAAIDQQLGSASN, from the coding sequence ATGAAGAGAAGCTTTAATTCAAAGACAAGTTCCAAGAATAAATATGCTGTTCCGATGCTTATAGCTGCACTAGTCGTCGTTATTCTGATTGGTGGACTTATCCTCATCAAAGACAGAGCGGGTAGTGATACCTCTGCCCTGGACAATTTACCGAATTACACCGAGGTAGAAGGTAAAATTGTTGTAGATGGTCTGAAATATGAAAAGCAACCTCATCTCGGCAGCAATACCGCCACTATAAAAGTGATTGAGTTTGCCGATTTCAAATGCCCTTCCTGCAAGAAATGGACAGAGAAGTATATGGATCAATTCATCAAAGATTATGTAGACACAGGTAAAGTAGAGTTTTTCTTCATGAACTTCGCCTTCCTGGATCGTGACTCCTATCTGGCTGCCAGTGCGGGTGAGGCTATTTATAAGCAAAGCAATGAGAAGTTCTGGGATTATGTTCATAAGCTGTATGCCAATCAGGGTGATGAGAGTGAAATTTGGGCAACTGAAAAATTCATTCTGAAATTCGTCAAGAACAATATCGATGGCATCGACTATGCTCAGTTCGAGAAGGACCTTAAGAACCAAACTTATATGTACGACGTGAAAGAGGATTTCAAGATCGCCGGATCATTCGGTGTGAACGGCACCCCTCAATTCATGGTTAACGGCGTTCTTCTGAAGGACTCTTCCTACGAGAGTTTGAGTGCTGCCATAGATCAGCAGTTAGGTTCGGCCAGCAACTAA
- a CDS encoding GAF domain-containing protein, with protein MAAFFSSSKGAQDMNDEPRYNYQKEINNLRSQFGLDFVSVALVQPAEDRFVLTWQFVSGNINNRYKRIVLQSGRGIAGVVFKTGKPLLMKNVNMDIGAKDLFNYPIIVAERLQSLGALPLWSYNRVMGVLLFGFRQENALTEALFHLIQEEIGPEFGSLYAKERVIE; from the coding sequence ATGGCTGCCTTCTTTTCTTCATCCAAGGGAGCCCAGGATATGAATGATGAGCCGAGGTATAATTACCAGAAGGAGATTAACAACCTTCGAAGCCAATTTGGCTTGGACTTTGTGTCAGTTGCATTAGTGCAGCCTGCTGAGGATCGGTTTGTCCTAACTTGGCAATTCGTTTCCGGAAATATTAACAATCGATATAAACGGATTGTACTTCAATCAGGCAGAGGGATCGCCGGTGTAGTATTCAAAACGGGGAAACCCCTGCTTATGAAGAATGTAAATATGGATATCGGAGCCAAAGACTTATTTAATTACCCCATTATAGTGGCGGAACGACTTCAAAGCTTGGGAGCACTCCCCCTATGGAGCTATAACCGCGTAATGGGTGTACTGTTATTCGGCTTTCGTCAGGAGAATGCCTTAACCGAGGCTTTGTTTCATTTGATCCAAGAGGAGATTGGCCCCGAATTTGGTTCCCTGTATGCAAAGGAGAGGGTAATAGAATGA
- a CDS encoding MFS transporter codes for MHYLILITVIVSAGLSQGLLLPVLSILLEQQGVSSSLNGLNAASLYIGSFAMTLIAERLLGAIGFKKLIASGLSLVLICLLLFPVLSGIKVWFILRLLVGVGDSAINYAAQLWVLLMTPPEHRGRNLSLYGMSYGLGFSLGPVGISLLRFGQSVPFIVLAFLFLLVLVLTATKLPHSRPDKVEGGEGQAKRFGRSYSLAWYALIPALLYGYMEATLNSNFPVYGLRIGYSENQIAALLPFAGIGGLLLQLPLGLWSDRFGRKKILMLSGVVGGLAFTLLPLAKDNFSLTFLLLMFAGGFVGSFFSLGLAYAADILPRNLLPAANVVSSFHYSAGSIVGPGIGGLLLEYGWGGGVFGLMGVLYIMFGLMGLLFSPRLKI; via the coding sequence ATGCATTATCTTATTCTTATCACCGTTATTGTATCGGCAGGTCTAAGTCAAGGACTGTTGCTTCCGGTTCTCTCCATTCTTTTGGAGCAGCAAGGGGTTTCGTCTTCTCTCAACGGCTTGAACGCCGCTTCATTATATATCGGTTCTTTCGCTATGACTCTGATTGCAGAACGTTTATTGGGTGCCATTGGTTTCAAAAAACTGATTGCCTCCGGGCTCAGCCTTGTTCTGATCTGTTTGCTGCTATTCCCGGTGCTATCCGGGATCAAAGTCTGGTTTATCCTTCGCCTGTTGGTAGGTGTTGGGGACTCAGCTATTAACTATGCTGCCCAGTTATGGGTACTGCTAATGACACCTCCGGAACATCGCGGACGTAATCTATCTTTGTATGGGATGTCTTACGGACTTGGATTCAGTCTCGGGCCGGTCGGAATTAGTCTGCTCCGCTTTGGTCAATCGGTTCCGTTTATCGTCTTAGCTTTTTTATTTCTATTAGTACTCGTGCTTACTGCAACTAAATTGCCTCATTCCCGTCCGGATAAAGTAGAAGGCGGGGAAGGACAGGCGAAGCGCTTTGGACGAAGCTACAGTCTAGCTTGGTATGCCTTAATTCCAGCACTCTTATACGGATATATGGAAGCAACCTTGAATAGCAACTTTCCTGTCTACGGACTGCGAATCGGATATAGTGAGAATCAGATTGCAGCGTTGCTGCCTTTTGCGGGAATCGGCGGTTTACTGCTGCAGCTTCCGCTTGGTTTGTGGAGTGACCGATTCGGTCGCAAAAAAATTCTGATGTTGTCTGGAGTTGTCGGAGGTCTCGCCTTCACACTGCTGCCTTTGGCTAAGGATAACTTTTCATTAACTTTTCTGCTCCTTATGTTTGCCGGAGGATTCGTGGGCTCTTTCTTCTCATTAGGACTGGCCTATGCGGCCGATATTTTGCCGCGGAACCTGCTTCCGGCAGCTAATGTGGTGTCTTCTTTTCATTATAGTGCCGGAAGTATAGTCGGTCCTGGTATCGGCGGCTTGCTGCTGGAATATGGCTGGGGCGGCGGTGTTTTTGGACTCATGGGAGTTTTATACATTATGTTCGGCTTGATGGGGTTATTATTCTCGCCACGCCTAAAGATTTGA
- a CDS encoding ATP-binding protein: MIPLTDDRLTILLGKMYENSIEAIFFIDRDGKVLAMNPAAENILDTDVIERMYRKEENSLCQSCQGYMSEQEAMSCCNCYLVNSKEDFSSFQVYLKTRNQGVVPYAASCHMIDETSGTRIFMLLNLTKQFQTQEKLYQSKMLKYIIKAQEDERKRISRELHDSVAQELLSSLVDLRVIKYMNVNEDVLRKIQQTEISITRLLDDIRHLSVELRPASLDDLGLEAAFRSHFKGIEKNYGVLIDFSAELSAARYSSEVETVVYRVCQEAVLNALKYADTDQVYVKLFEQNGYLQLIVRDEGGGFILDSGEVKGTGLGLYGMRERSELVNGQLTLMSDIGKGTTIQLYIPLAEVRTREEALQ; encoded by the coding sequence ATGATCCCACTCACCGATGATAGGTTGACTATATTGTTAGGTAAAATGTATGAAAATAGCATTGAAGCAATCTTTTTTATTGATAGGGATGGTAAGGTTCTGGCTATGAATCCGGCTGCTGAAAACATACTTGATACCGATGTAATCGAAAGGATGTACCGAAAAGAAGAAAACTCACTTTGTCAGTCCTGCCAAGGTTATATGAGCGAACAAGAGGCAATGTCCTGCTGCAATTGTTATTTGGTAAACTCGAAGGAAGACTTCTCCTCTTTCCAGGTTTATTTAAAGACACGGAATCAGGGGGTTGTTCCTTATGCAGCCAGTTGTCATATGATTGATGAGACTAGCGGAACCCGTATTTTCATGCTGCTTAATCTAACCAAGCAATTTCAGACACAGGAAAAGTTATACCAGTCGAAGATGCTGAAATATATTATTAAGGCTCAGGAAGATGAACGCAAACGCATTTCTCGGGAGCTGCATGATAGTGTGGCTCAAGAATTGCTTAGTTCACTGGTTGATTTGCGTGTCATCAAATATATGAACGTCAATGAGGATGTTCTGCGGAAAATACAGCAAACCGAGATTTCCATTACAAGGCTGCTCGATGATATCCGCCATTTGTCTGTTGAGCTGCGTCCGGCTTCGTTAGATGATCTGGGTCTAGAAGCAGCCTTCCGTTCACACTTCAAAGGTATCGAAAAGAATTACGGAGTACTCATTGATTTCTCAGCAGAACTATCAGCTGCCCGTTATAGCAGTGAAGTTGAAACAGTAGTGTACCGAGTTTGTCAGGAAGCCGTGTTGAATGCGCTTAAGTATGCAGACACAGATCAGGTCTATGTTAAATTATTTGAACAGAACGGATATCTACAGCTAATTGTACGGGATGAGGGGGGCGGCTTTATTCTGGATTCCGGTGAAGTGAAAGGTACCGGGCTGGGTCTATATGGAATGCGGGAACGGTCGGAATTAGTGAATGGCCAGTTGACTCTAATGTCTGATATCGGGAAGGGAACTACCATTCAACTATACATTCCGCTGGCAGAGGTTAGAACCCGGGAGGAAGCCCTTCAATGA
- the narJ gene encoding nitrate reductase molybdenum cofactor assembly chaperone translates to MINLEKLYERKRVFGFFVQHLTYPDKLDYHPSVLEEYIDSSNPVYEYIKRFWDRMHQYSMEEIEEMYVHTFDFQKKSTLYMTYSKLEEAKERGQMLANIKSVYQTYGLHMANDELSDYLPLMCEFLYAVDWRGDPRAQESLGLILAVMEDGTYHLLKALQQFDSPYYDLIKALRETFKACVRQEASIHEHG, encoded by the coding sequence GTGATTAATCTCGAGAAGCTGTATGAGCGTAAACGTGTGTTCGGATTCTTCGTGCAGCACTTAACCTATCCCGACAAGCTTGACTATCACCCCTCTGTTCTGGAGGAGTATATAGATTCTTCTAACCCTGTATATGAATATATAAAAAGGTTTTGGGATCGTATGCATCAATACAGCATGGAGGAAATCGAAGAAATGTATGTGCATACCTTTGACTTTCAGAAGAAATCAACCTTGTATATGACCTATTCTAAACTGGAAGAAGCTAAGGAACGCGGGCAAATGCTTGCGAATATCAAATCAGTCTACCAAACCTATGGGCTTCATATGGCGAATGATGAGTTGTCTGACTATCTGCCGTTGATGTGCGAGTTTCTATACGCTGTGGATTGGAGAGGTGACCCACGGGCACAAGAGAGTCTGGGACTGATCCTGGCAGTCATGGAGGACGGGACCTATCATCTTCTTAAAGCTTTGCAGCAGTTTGATAGTCCTTATTATGATTTGATAAAAGCACTTCGTGAAACCTTCAAGGCTTGTGTAAGGCAGGAGGCATCTATTCATGAGCATGGTTGA
- the moaA gene encoding GTP 3',8-cyclase MoaA, translating to MGTEILKDQLQRPIRDLRISVTDRCNLRCQYCMPKEIFGDDYAFLPEKEQLTFDEITRLADLFASLGGKKIRLTGGEPLMRRNLAELVQRLVQLEGIDDIGLTTNGMLLNAQAQDLYYAGLRRLNISLDALDAKVLAAINGRGVKPSVILDNIEYARSIGFQIKVNMVVRRGMNEQEILPMATFFKEYGVTLCFIEFMDVGNDNGWNLESVVSKQEIFDHLQAEYTLEPVEQNYYGEVAKRYRYKGSKSEIGFITSVSESFCSTCTRARLSSDGKMFTCLFAEQGFDLRDLIRGGASDSEVLATIRQVWEQRADRYSDERATHTDKSRNKIGMSYIGG from the coding sequence GTGGGAACAGAGATATTGAAGGATCAGCTACAGCGTCCGATTCGTGATTTGCGCATTTCAGTCACAGACCGCTGTAATTTACGCTGCCAATACTGTATGCCTAAGGAAATATTCGGGGATGATTATGCTTTTTTACCTGAAAAGGAGCAGTTGACCTTTGATGAGATTACGCGTCTGGCAGATTTATTTGCTTCACTCGGGGGGAAGAAGATTCGCCTGACTGGCGGTGAGCCTCTAATGCGTCGCAATCTGGCGGAGCTGGTGCAGAGGCTCGTTCAATTAGAAGGAATAGACGACATTGGATTAACGACCAATGGGATGCTGCTGAATGCACAAGCACAGGATTTATATTATGCAGGCTTGCGCCGGTTAAACATTAGTTTGGATGCACTGGATGCCAAAGTTTTAGCGGCAATCAATGGCCGAGGAGTTAAGCCTTCGGTCATTCTGGATAATATAGAATATGCGCGAAGCATTGGATTTCAAATTAAAGTGAATATGGTGGTACGAAGGGGGATGAACGAGCAAGAAATCCTGCCGATGGCTACCTTTTTTAAGGAGTATGGAGTCACACTCTGTTTCATTGAATTCATGGATGTTGGGAACGACAATGGATGGAACCTCGAGAGTGTAGTTTCGAAGCAAGAGATCTTTGATCATCTGCAAGCGGAATACACCCTAGAACCCGTAGAGCAGAATTATTATGGGGAAGTGGCAAAACGTTACCGCTACAAAGGCAGTAAGTCTGAGATAGGCTTCATCACGTCGGTGTCCGAATCGTTTTGTTCAACGTGTACGCGTGCTAGGTTGTCCTCTGATGGTAAGATGTTTACTTGTTTATTTGCTGAACAGGGCTTTGATTTGCGTGATTTAATTCGAGGTGGAGCCTCTGATTCGGAGGTGCTGGCAACCATTCGCCAGGTATGGGAACAACGTGCAGACCGATATTCGGATGAGCGGGCCACACACACGGATAAATCTCGCAATAAGATAGGAATGTCTTATATCGGGGGTTAA
- a CDS encoding HAD family hydrolase, which yields MKYLTQQVIFDLDDTLVHCNKYFDLILGQYFEMMTDWFADFGPTTAELRSKQVEIDVETVSMSGLASDNFPKSLIATYRFFCTKYNRPAENFQEQQLMKLGLSVYDQEIEAYPGMVETLDTLKQEGHHLFLYTGGDDTIQQRKIEQMKLDAYFDDRIFIRQHKNVESLEEILTRHKFDRKRTWMIGNSLRTDVLPAVTAGINSIYLKQQNEWLYNLIELQREMQQSVLTISSISEVPPVIRSSAQQQHKHHG from the coding sequence ATGAAATATTTGACTCAACAAGTAATCTTCGACCTGGACGACACATTGGTCCACTGCAACAAATATTTTGACCTCATTCTGGGCCAATATTTCGAGATGATGACCGACTGGTTCGCGGATTTTGGTCCAACCACCGCAGAACTCCGCAGCAAGCAAGTGGAGATTGATGTAGAAACCGTTAGTATGAGCGGCTTAGCCAGTGACAATTTCCCTAAATCTCTAATTGCGACATACCGCTTTTTCTGCACTAAATATAATCGTCCTGCTGAGAATTTTCAGGAGCAGCAGCTAATGAAGCTGGGTCTGAGTGTATACGATCAGGAAATTGAGGCTTATCCTGGCATGGTAGAAACCTTGGATACCTTGAAGCAGGAAGGTCATCACCTATTTTTGTACACGGGTGGGGACGACACGATCCAGCAGCGCAAAATTGAACAAATGAAGCTGGACGCCTATTTTGATGATCGTATATTTATCCGCCAGCATAAAAATGTAGAATCTCTTGAGGAGATTTTAACACGTCATAAATTTGACCGTAAACGCACTTGGATGATCGGCAATTCCCTGCGTACCGATGTACTACCTGCAGTTACGGCAGGGATTAACAGCATTTATTTGAAGCAGCAAAATGAATGGCTTTACAATTTAATCGAATTGCAACGTGAAATGCAGCAATCCGTATTAACGATTTCATCCATCAGCGAGGTTCCACCTGTTATCCGGTCATCTGCACAGCAGCAGCACAAGCACCACGGATAA
- a CDS encoding MFS transporter translates to MIRKLQLPLQTLNLIVGFMVWVIISALLPFIREDIQIPAERLAMVTAIPVVLGSILRIPLGYYANILGARIIFSASFILLLFPVFYISVASSYMDLIIGGLFLGIGGAVFSVGVTSLPKYYPKEKLGLVNGIYGIGNIGTAITTFSAPLIATQIGWSTTVKLYLVLLLIFAGLNIFLGDRHETKVTTPIVEQIKAVYKNDKLWFLSIFYFITFGSFVAFTVYLPNFLVSHFELEKVDAGIRTAGFIAVATFLRPIGGWLADKLKPLFLLMGVFMGLTLAGIVLAFSPSIGLYTVGSLTIAMCAGLGNGIIFKLVPLYLNKQAGIANGIVSMMGGLGGFFPPLMLALIYSITGQYSIGFMALSQVSFASFVLVIWLYYHEKLALSSEVFRSTGQGILVTDASGKINAVNPAFTQLTGYSEQEIIGQNPSVLQSGKQAQAFYEEMWKVIKQQGSWQGEIWNRRKSGEEYLELLTINAVKDATGEVIRYVGTFSDISFQRSGA, encoded by the coding sequence ATGATAAGGAAGCTACAGTTACCGCTTCAAACGTTGAATCTAATCGTAGGTTTTATGGTATGGGTTATTATTTCAGCGCTGCTTCCGTTTATTCGGGAGGATATCCAAATTCCGGCGGAGAGGCTTGCGATGGTCACAGCTATTCCTGTCGTCTTAGGATCGATTTTAAGAATACCGCTTGGTTATTACGCTAACATTTTAGGGGCACGGATTATTTTTTCAGCAAGCTTTATCCTACTGCTATTTCCGGTGTTTTATATTAGCGTAGCTTCTTCCTATATGGACTTAATTATTGGCGGATTGTTTCTGGGGATTGGTGGTGCCGTATTTTCCGTTGGTGTAACTTCGCTGCCCAAATATTACCCCAAGGAAAAGCTCGGCTTAGTAAACGGGATTTACGGTATAGGCAACATTGGTACGGCGATTACGACCTTTTCTGCACCACTTATTGCTACACAAATAGGGTGGTCAACGACCGTGAAGCTTTATCTTGTACTATTGCTTATTTTTGCAGGGTTGAACATCTTTTTGGGTGACCGGCATGAGACGAAAGTTACAACACCTATTGTTGAACAAATAAAAGCCGTTTATAAAAATGATAAGCTCTGGTTCCTATCGATATTCTATTTTATTACGTTCGGATCGTTCGTAGCTTTTACTGTATATTTACCGAACTTCCTGGTCTCGCATTTTGAACTTGAAAAAGTGGATGCAGGGATTCGGACGGCTGGTTTTATAGCTGTAGCTACCTTCCTCAGGCCAATTGGCGGCTGGCTAGCCGATAAGTTGAAACCGCTATTTTTACTAATGGGTGTATTTATGGGTCTAACACTCGCGGGAATTGTGTTGGCTTTCTCACCTTCCATTGGACTGTATACGGTCGGCAGCTTAACTATTGCCATGTGTGCTGGCTTAGGAAACGGTATTATTTTCAAGCTCGTTCCTCTGTATTTAAATAAACAGGCAGGGATCGCGAATGGAATTGTCTCGATGATGGGCGGCTTGGGCGGATTTTTCCCACCTCTGATGCTAGCTTTGATTTATTCTATAACAGGCCAATATTCCATTGGTTTCATGGCATTGTCCCAAGTCTCATTTGCCAGCTTTGTGCTTGTGATATGGTTGTATTATCATGAGAAATTAGCTCTATCGTCCGAAGTCTTCCGCTCTACGGGCCAAGGGATTTTGGTGACGGATGCGAGCGGGAAAATAAATGCTGTCAATCCTGCCTTCACACAGTTAACAGGGTATTCTGAGCAAGAGATCATCGGGCAAAATCCGAGCGTACTTCAATCTGGGAAACAAGCTCAGGCCTTTTATGAAGAGATGTGGAAGGTCATTAAACAGCAAGGGAGTTGGCAGGGGGAGATCTGGAACCGTAGAAAAAGCGGGGAAGAGTACCTGGAGCTATTAACCATAAATGCTGTGAAGGATGCTACAGGAGAAGTGATAAGATATGTAGGAACCTTTAGTGATATCTCCTTCCAAAGGAGTGGAGCATAG
- a CDS encoding response regulator transcription factor: MRIVIVDDHAVVRSGFSMILNYQADMEVVATAADGREAYLMVGKHHPDILLMDLSMPPGESGLIATGKISSDYPETKIIILTMYDDEEYLFHVLKSGASGYVLKNAPDEELLSAIRMVYKGGTYIHPQMATSLVKDYIKKDQGSNENDPYKILSTRETEILPLIAKGYGNKEIAEKLFVSVKTVEAHKAKIMEKLQLKSRPELVEYALRKKLFDF, encoded by the coding sequence ATGAGAATCGTTATTGTGGATGATCATGCTGTTGTTCGGAGCGGATTTTCAATGATACTAAACTATCAGGCGGATATGGAGGTTGTGGCGACTGCTGCGGACGGCAGGGAAGCCTACCTGATGGTAGGAAAGCACCACCCAGATATCCTGTTAATGGATTTAAGTATGCCCCCTGGTGAAAGCGGACTGATCGCTACGGGAAAAATAAGCAGTGATTATCCCGAGACCAAAATCATCATTCTAACGATGTATGATGATGAAGAGTATTTGTTTCATGTACTTAAGAGCGGCGCTTCAGGGTATGTATTGAAAAATGCACCGGACGAGGAGCTGCTTTCTGCTATACGTATGGTGTATAAAGGCGGGACTTATATTCATCCGCAAATGGCAACCTCATTGGTCAAAGATTATATCAAGAAGGATCAGGGAAGCAACGAGAACGATCCTTATAAAATTCTATCCACGCGTGAAACGGAAATTCTGCCTCTAATCGCTAAAGGTTATGGGAATAAGGAAATCGCTGAAAAGCTGTTTGTATCGGTAAAAACGGTTGAAGCACACAAAGCCAAAATTATGGAGAAGCTTCAATTGAAAAGCCGTCCAGAACTTGTAGAATATGCCCTTCGAAAAAAACTGTTTGATTTCTAA
- the narI gene encoding respiratory nitrate reductase subunit gamma: MSMVDQFLWVIFPYMCMVVFVVGHIYRYRVDQFSWTAKSSEFIEKKQLRIGSMMFHLGVMPVIAGHIVGLGIPKSWMHAIGVTDHMYHFGAQYIGAIFGFLTLGGMVILTSRRFTHKGVRRLSSVSDRLVNVLLLFIVLMGLYSTIFAGKSVEPAFDYRSTISVWFRDLLILRPDPLYMLQVPITFKIHILSGFLIFALWPFTRLVHVWSVPLNYVGRSYILYRKNRKH; encoded by the coding sequence ATGAGCATGGTTGATCAATTCCTATGGGTGATATTCCCCTATATGTGTATGGTTGTATTTGTGGTAGGTCATATCTATCGCTATCGTGTAGATCAATTCAGCTGGACAGCTAAATCTAGCGAATTCATAGAGAAAAAACAGTTGAGAATCGGTAGCATGATGTTCCATCTAGGGGTTATGCCGGTCATCGCCGGACATATCGTCGGGCTGGGGATTCCAAAGTCGTGGATGCATGCGATAGGTGTAACGGATCATATGTATCATTTTGGAGCCCAGTATATTGGAGCTATATTTGGTTTTCTAACGCTCGGTGGTATGGTCATTCTTACGTCCCGCCGTTTCACCCATAAGGGGGTACGTAGGCTAAGCTCTGTATCGGATCGACTAGTTAATGTATTGCTGCTCTTTATCGTATTAATGGGCTTGTACAGTACTATTTTCGCCGGTAAAAGTGTAGAGCCCGCTTTTGATTATCGCTCCACCATATCGGTCTGGTTTCGTGATTTATTAATTCTACGTCCTGATCCCCTATATATGCTGCAGGTACCGATTACCTTTAAGATTCATATTTTGTCCGGGTTTCTGATCTTTGCCCTGTGGCCTTTCACCAGACTCGTACATGTATGGAGTGTTCCATTGAATTATGTGGGTAGAAGTTATATTCTGTATAGAAAGAATCGTAAACATTAA
- a CDS encoding ArsR/SmtB family transcription factor: protein MKYELKIDVSPVYELIDSFMLYVTRKWISNLDIGPDWVRDVESRIPPQKVAALLQAADWPFNDYDVLYACAYSGGPASNVLEFLDELESASIDEWYQRLVPFLPDFSLEECYRIKSSYSPLLRLWHEQYFRHVENQILPLLIEDAAEKKMLQSKMDPIALIEYASGGVVIEDIPDLQTIVLLPTVHNRPINTYCFYKTLMLIQYPVDVPVENEDEPPTVLLRMTKALSDPNRLKLLRYVAHEPKSLWEMQSELNQSGDMLMHHLMMLRVAGLLRIHLRDEHNERFSIRPDGASELQMFLESYIRL, encoded by the coding sequence ATGAAATACGAATTGAAAATCGATGTCTCACCGGTGTATGAGCTGATCGACAGCTTCATGTTATACGTAACAAGGAAATGGATCTCTAATCTCGATATTGGACCCGATTGGGTCCGTGACGTAGAGAGCCGAATTCCCCCTCAAAAGGTTGCCGCACTGCTTCAAGCAGCGGATTGGCCCTTCAATGATTACGATGTGTTGTATGCCTGTGCATACAGCGGCGGACCTGCATCGAACGTGCTTGAATTCCTGGACGAGCTGGAGTCGGCTTCTATAGATGAATGGTATCAGAGATTAGTTCCTTTTCTGCCAGACTTTTCGTTAGAGGAATGCTATCGAATCAAGAGCAGCTACAGCCCGCTGCTGCGACTGTGGCATGAACAATATTTCCGTCATGTGGAGAACCAGATTCTCCCCTTATTAATTGAAGACGCAGCCGAGAAAAAGATGCTTCAAAGTAAGATGGATCCAATAGCCTTGATAGAGTATGCCTCAGGCGGTGTTGTTATTGAAGATATTCCGGACCTGCAGACTATTGTTCTGTTGCCCACCGTACATAACCGCCCCATTAATACCTATTGCTTCTACAAAACACTAATGCTAATCCAGTATCCTGTTGATGTCCCCGTTGAGAATGAGGATGAGCCTCCAACGGTGCTACTGCGTATGACCAAGGCGCTATCCGACCCTAACCGACTCAAATTATTGCGGTATGTGGCCCATGAACCGAAATCGCTATGGGAAATGCAATCGGAGCTGAATCAATCCGGTGATATGCTGATGCATCATCTGATGATGCTCCGGGTAGCCGGGCTGCTGCGTATCCATTTGCGAGATGAACACAATGAACGGTTCAGTATCCGTCCAGACGGGGCATCGGAGTTGCAAATGTTCCTCGAATCGTATATTCGTTTATAA